A single region of the Nocardioides ochotonae genome encodes:
- a CDS encoding Lrp/AsnC family transcriptional regulator, with product MLDDLDHRLIALLRANSRTPVAALSRELGVNRSTVTSRIDRLVDSGVIEGFTLRVGNDVDRDAIRGVTTVVTTPNEGQDVVREIRGYPEVEHLHSTTGAWDLVVQLRCRSLSEFDLVLERIRALPGVRDTQTSLLFNSLTR from the coding sequence ATGTTGGACGACCTGGACCATCGGCTCATCGCCCTCCTCCGTGCGAACAGTCGCACGCCCGTTGCCGCCCTGTCCCGCGAGCTCGGCGTGAACCGGTCCACCGTGACGTCTCGCATCGATCGGCTCGTGGACAGTGGCGTCATCGAGGGCTTCACCCTCAGGGTCGGCAACGACGTGGACCGCGACGCGATCCGCGGAGTCACCACCGTCGTGACCACACCCAATGAGGGACAAGACGTGGTCCGCGAGATCCGCGGCTACCCCGAGGTCGAGCACCTGCACTCCACCACCGGCGCCTGGGACCTCGTGGTGCAGCTGCGATGCCGCAGCCTGTCGGAGTTCGACCTCGTCCTGGAACGGATCAGGGCGCTGCCCGGCGTCCGCGACACCCAGACGAGCCTGCTGTTCAACTCGCTGACGAGGTAG
- a CDS encoding AAA family ATPase, which produces MEFDQPPVVRVDVEPGEGLDEESWPMTIPAVAQLAREGLDLPRGVTFLVGENGSGKSTLVEAIAAAYGLNPEGGSTGARHRTRASESPLGQHLRLRRGIGAGRWGYFLRAETMHGLYSYLEDNPTGLEQRPSGREAALHEMSHGESFLEVLRTRFDSPGFYCLDEPEAALSFSSTLGLIDTLHRVAQEGGQVLCATHSPVLAALPGATVLEVGEWGYQQVRWEDLELVQHWRAYLEAPQRYLRHVLDD; this is translated from the coding sequence GTGGAATTCGACCAGCCGCCCGTCGTACGCGTCGACGTCGAGCCGGGTGAGGGCCTCGACGAGGAGAGCTGGCCGATGACGATCCCGGCCGTGGCCCAGCTGGCGCGCGAGGGGCTGGACCTGCCGCGCGGGGTGACGTTCCTGGTCGGCGAGAACGGCTCGGGCAAGTCGACGCTGGTCGAGGCGATCGCCGCGGCGTACGGCCTGAACCCGGAGGGCGGCTCCACCGGCGCCCGGCACCGCACCCGGGCCAGCGAGTCACCGCTGGGACAGCACCTGCGGCTACGCCGCGGGATCGGGGCGGGACGCTGGGGATACTTCCTGCGCGCCGAGACCATGCACGGCCTCTACTCCTACCTCGAGGACAACCCCACCGGCCTCGAGCAGCGCCCCTCCGGCCGCGAGGCCGCCCTGCACGAGATGAGCCACGGCGAGTCGTTCCTCGAGGTGCTGCGCACCCGCTTCGACTCCCCCGGCTTCTACTGCCTCGACGAGCCGGAGGCCGCGCTGTCCTTCTCCTCGACCCTGGGCCTGATCGACACCCTGCACCGCGTGGCCCAGGAGGGCGGGCAGGTGCTCTGCGCGACCCACTCGCCGGTGCTGGCGGCCCTGCCCGGCGCGACGGTCCTCGAGGTCGGCGAGTGGGGCTACCAACAGGTCCGCTGGGAGGACCTCGAGCTCGTCCAGCACTGGCGCGCCTACCTCGAGGCCCCGCAGCGCTACCTGCGCCACGTGCTGGACGACTGA
- a CDS encoding RsmB/NOP family class I SAM-dependent RNA methyltransferase: MAEPRRRGRGQRPGQRPGQRSGQRPGQGPGQRPAGKAKIATDPARTAALAVLQAVRVDNAYANLALPTALREHDLSGRDAAFATELVSGTLRMRGTYDAVLGACVDRSLNKVEAKVLDALRLGAHQLLSMRVPPHAAISTTVDLARARVGAGAAAFTNAVLRRVSEHDLETWVDKVAPDRAKDPSGHAAIAHSHPRWVVDELRKAVGPDQLEDLLAADNQAPRVTLVARPGRATTAELPGEPTAYSPYGVVLDGGDPGGVDAVAEGRAGVQDEGSQLVAVALAAAPLEGPDRTWLDLCAGPGGKASLLAAIAAEGGAGLVASERQPHRARLVARALRGSDGVLGVVAADGVRPPYRPGSFDRVLVDAPCTGLGALRRRPEARWRRKPDDLLELVLLQRALVGSALDLVRPGGVVLYATCSPVLAETEGVVRSVLAGRDDVTLEDAAPLLPQVPDAAGPLPGTLQLWPHRHGTDAMFLALLRRG, from the coding sequence ATGGCTGAGCCCCGCCGCCGCGGACGCGGCCAGCGACCCGGCCAGCGACCCGGTCAGCGTTCCGGACAGCGACCCGGCCAGGGGCCGGGGCAGCGGCCCGCGGGCAAGGCCAAGATCGCGACCGACCCGGCCCGCACCGCCGCGCTCGCGGTGCTGCAGGCCGTGCGGGTCGACAACGCCTACGCCAACCTCGCCCTGCCCACCGCCCTGCGCGAGCACGACCTGAGCGGGCGCGACGCGGCCTTCGCCACCGAGCTGGTCTCCGGGACTCTGCGGATGCGGGGCACGTACGACGCCGTGCTGGGCGCCTGCGTGGACCGCTCGCTGAACAAGGTCGAGGCCAAGGTCCTGGACGCGCTGCGCCTGGGCGCCCACCAGCTGCTGTCGATGCGGGTGCCGCCGCACGCCGCCATCAGCACCACCGTCGACCTGGCCCGCGCCCGGGTGGGAGCGGGCGCCGCTGCCTTCACCAACGCGGTCCTGCGCCGGGTCTCCGAGCACGACCTCGAGACGTGGGTCGACAAGGTGGCCCCGGACCGCGCGAAGGACCCCTCCGGCCACGCCGCGATCGCCCACTCGCACCCGCGCTGGGTGGTCGATGAGCTGCGCAAGGCCGTCGGCCCCGACCAGCTCGAGGACCTGCTCGCCGCCGACAACCAGGCGCCGCGGGTGACGCTGGTGGCCCGCCCCGGGCGCGCCACGACCGCGGAGCTGCCCGGCGAGCCCACGGCGTACTCGCCGTACGGCGTGGTGCTCGACGGCGGCGACCCCGGCGGGGTGGACGCCGTCGCCGAGGGCCGCGCGGGGGTGCAGGACGAGGGCTCCCAGCTGGTCGCCGTCGCCCTGGCCGCCGCGCCGCTCGAGGGTCCGGACCGCACCTGGCTGGACCTGTGCGCCGGTCCCGGCGGCAAGGCGTCCCTGCTCGCCGCGATCGCCGCCGAGGGCGGCGCCGGTCTGGTCGCCTCCGAGCGCCAGCCGCACCGGGCCCGCCTGGTAGCACGCGCCCTGCGGGGCTCTGACGGCGTGCTCGGGGTGGTGGCCGCCGACGGCGTCCGCCCGCCGTACCGCCCGGGGTCCTTCGACCGGGTGCTGGTGGACGCTCCGTGCACCGGGCTGGGCGCGCTGCGGCGCCGCCCCGAGGCGCGCTGGCGGCGCAAGCCCGACGACCTGCTCGAGCTCGTGCTGCTCCAGCGCGCGCTGGTCGGCAGCGCGCTCGACCTGGTCCGTCCGGGCGGCGTGGTGCTCTACGCGACCTGCTCGCCGGTGCTGGCCGAGACCGAGGGGGTGGTGCGCTCGGTGCTGGCCGGGCGCGACGACGTGACCCTCGAGGACGCCGCGCCGCTGCTGCCGCAGGTGCCGGACGCCGCGGGCCCGCTGCCGGGCACGCTCCAGCTGTGGCCGCACCGCCACGGCACCGACGCGATGTTCCTGGCGCTGCTGCGCCGGGGCTGA
- a CDS encoding MmcQ/YjbR family DNA-binding protein, translating into MPSDDRPARPADVDEICLGLPQVELGTSWGDVPTYLVGGRGFVLFRKPHSSALDPATGEPYDDLLVVVTPGPGEKAALVEDPRLPFFTIDHFARTNAVLVQQSRLGEISRRELAEVITDAWAARAPKRLVREHLGADDG; encoded by the coding sequence GTGCCGAGTGACGACCGGCCGGCGCGTCCGGCGGACGTCGACGAGATCTGCCTGGGCCTGCCGCAGGTGGAGCTCGGCACGTCCTGGGGCGACGTGCCGACGTATCTCGTCGGAGGACGCGGCTTCGTGCTCTTCCGCAAGCCTCACTCCTCGGCGCTGGACCCGGCGACCGGCGAGCCCTACGACGATCTGCTGGTGGTCGTGACTCCCGGGCCCGGCGAGAAGGCCGCGCTGGTCGAGGACCCGCGGCTGCCGTTCTTCACCATCGACCACTTCGCCCGCACCAACGCCGTGCTCGTGCAGCAGTCCCGTCTGGGCGAGATCTCGCGCCGCGAGCTCGCCGAGGTGATCACCGACGCGTGGGCCGCACGTGCCCCGAAGCGGCTCGTGCGCGAGCACCTGGGAGCCGACGATGGCTGA
- a CDS encoding arginase family protein produces the protein MSTAYPASTPTPSAGPGAGAVPAGLALTHFAGRAGDHNDLAMVGSRELAEGLAALLGVEATAVGSPEPCLSVGWREELDAAFPTLHQMADHLDQVLRSGRTPVSASSRCAVALATLPVVARHRPDAVVVWFDAHADLNTPETSTTGYLGGLAYSGALGMWDSGLGDGLSTDNAVLVGSRDLDPAEQALVDAGTIALVEVGPNMAEELRALVDGRPVYVHIDCDVLDAGTVPTDYLVPDGMTLADLHATAVVLAESELVGIEVGELESADDPRTPPSYVGALLDALAPLLAVPRRVEPAAGETGSGH, from the coding sequence ATGTCGACCGCATACCCCGCCTCGACCCCGACCCCGTCCGCTGGACCGGGTGCTGGCGCAGTGCCCGCAGGCCTTGCGCTGACCCATTTCGCGGGCCGCGCCGGCGACCACAACGACCTGGCGATGGTCGGCTCCCGGGAGCTCGCGGAGGGACTCGCGGCACTGCTGGGCGTCGAGGCCACGGCCGTCGGCTCACCGGAGCCGTGCCTGTCCGTCGGATGGCGCGAGGAGCTCGACGCAGCGTTTCCCACCCTTCACCAGATGGCTGACCACCTCGACCAGGTCCTCCGGTCCGGCCGCACGCCGGTGAGCGCGTCCAGCAGGTGTGCGGTGGCTTTGGCGACGCTCCCCGTCGTGGCCAGGCACCGCCCCGACGCCGTGGTGGTCTGGTTCGACGCCCACGCCGACCTGAACACCCCGGAGACCTCCACCACCGGATACCTCGGCGGTCTTGCGTACAGCGGCGCACTGGGCATGTGGGACTCCGGCCTCGGTGACGGCCTGAGCACCGACAACGCCGTCCTGGTGGGATCACGGGACCTCGATCCCGCCGAGCAAGCCCTCGTCGACGCCGGCACCATCGCGCTCGTCGAGGTCGGACCGAACATGGCCGAGGAGCTCCGCGCCCTCGTCGACGGCCGCCCGGTCTACGTCCACATCGACTGCGACGTCCTGGATGCCGGTACCGTGCCCACCGACTACCTCGTTCCCGACGGCATGACCCTCGCCGACCTCCACGCCACCGCAGTCGTGCTCGCCGAGTCCGAGCTGGTCGGCATCGAGGTGGGCGAGCTGGAGAGCGCGGACGACCCGCGCACCCCACCGAGCTACGTCGGGGCACTGCTCGACGCGCTGGCACCGCTGCTGGCGGTGCCGCGCCGGGTCGAGCCCGCGGCGGGGGAGACCGGGTCCGGTCACTAG
- the def gene encoding peptide deformylase, with the protein MAIQPIRLFGDPVLRRPAIEVVDFDRELRTLVQDLTDTMRNAPGAGLAAPQIGVGLRVFTWWVDGEVGHLVNPDLSLSEETQDGPEGCLSLPDLTFDCRRARSVVARGFDMHGEPVVIEGSDLLARAIQHETDHLDGVLFIDRLDPEARKAAMREIREAEWFGLGTPTVKVSPHPTHGFGV; encoded by the coding sequence GTGGCGATCCAGCCCATCCGACTCTTCGGCGACCCGGTCCTGCGTCGCCCCGCGATCGAGGTCGTCGACTTCGACCGTGAGCTGCGCACGCTCGTGCAGGACCTCACCGACACCATGCGCAACGCGCCGGGCGCCGGTCTCGCCGCACCGCAGATCGGGGTCGGCCTGCGGGTCTTCACCTGGTGGGTCGACGGGGAGGTCGGCCACCTGGTCAACCCCGACCTGTCGCTGTCGGAGGAGACCCAGGACGGCCCCGAGGGCTGCCTGTCGCTGCCGGACCTGACCTTCGACTGCCGGCGTGCGCGCTCGGTGGTCGCGCGCGGGTTCGACATGCACGGCGAACCGGTGGTGATCGAGGGCTCGGACCTGCTGGCCCGGGCGATCCAGCACGAGACCGACCACCTCGACGGGGTCCTGTTCATCGACCGCCTCGACCCCGAGGCACGCAAGGCCGCCATGCGCGAGATTCGCGAGGCGGAGTGGTTCGGCCTCGGCACGCCCACCGTCAAGGTCAGCCCGCACCCCACCCACGGATTCGGAGTCTGA
- a CDS encoding primosomal protein N': MTAPLEHPELPGMVRATVAESQAKARATRARKAAEAEITEVDPVARVLVDVPLAHLDRPFDYAVPVAMAEAAQPGVRVKVRFAGQDVDGYVVARAARSEHAGRLAPLRRVVGAEPVLSPAVAALCGDVAERYAGTRSDVLRLAVPPRHATVEKTPTPPEPPLDALGEAVRRAVTALSPGAAHIEPFLRALREGRVPRVVWGPAPGEDWAGLVALAAAVTRLAGRGSIVCVPDGRDVDRLDAALRGLLGEGHHVVLRADAGPAARYRDFLAVARGERRIVVGTRSAAFAPVHDLGLVAIWDDGDDLHAEPRAPYPHTRETLLLRAEREGTAVLVGGFARTVEASYLVRTGWAEDLQPPRPLVRERVRVAVAGATDFDLMRDPMARSARMPRQVHDAVRIGLAEGPVLVQTPRSGYVPSLACERCRTPARCGACAGPLALRGATLPPACRWCGVEDPQWACPTCGHHGLRAPVVGQERTAEELGRAFPGARVLTSAGDRVLAEVDERPGIVVATPGAEPVAAGGYAVVVLLDAWLVLGRTDLRTDEEALRRWSNAVALVRPGGRALIVGDPGHPSVQALVRWDHAGFAERETSERVEAHLPPASRMATITGEPGAVDDAVTLLDLPPATDVLGPVPAGEEECRIVLRAPRVHGAALSRALGELQRVRSARKLDAVRIQVDPPAL; encoded by the coding sequence ATGACCGCGCCGCTGGAGCACCCCGAGCTGCCGGGGATGGTGCGCGCGACGGTCGCGGAGTCGCAGGCCAAGGCGCGCGCGACCAGGGCCCGCAAGGCCGCGGAGGCCGAGATCACCGAGGTCGACCCGGTCGCCCGGGTGCTGGTCGACGTGCCGCTCGCCCACCTCGACCGGCCCTTCGACTACGCGGTCCCGGTCGCGATGGCCGAGGCCGCGCAGCCGGGCGTGCGGGTCAAGGTGCGCTTCGCCGGCCAGGACGTCGACGGCTACGTCGTGGCCCGCGCCGCGCGCTCGGAGCACGCCGGCCGGCTGGCGCCGCTGCGCCGGGTGGTGGGCGCCGAGCCGGTGCTGAGCCCGGCGGTGGCGGCGCTGTGCGGCGACGTCGCCGAGCGCTACGCCGGCACCCGCTCCGACGTGCTGCGCCTCGCGGTGCCGCCGCGGCACGCGACGGTGGAGAAGACCCCGACCCCGCCCGAGCCGCCGCTCGACGCGCTGGGCGAGGCCGTTCGCCGGGCGGTCACCGCACTGTCCCCGGGCGCCGCGCACATCGAGCCCTTCCTGCGCGCGCTGCGCGAGGGCCGGGTGCCGCGGGTGGTCTGGGGACCAGCGCCGGGGGAGGACTGGGCGGGCCTGGTGGCGCTCGCCGCCGCGGTGACCCGGCTCGCCGGGCGCGGCAGCATCGTGTGCGTGCCCGACGGCCGTGACGTCGACCGGCTCGACGCCGCGCTGCGCGGCCTGCTCGGCGAGGGGCACCACGTCGTGCTGCGCGCCGACGCCGGCCCGGCCGCGCGCTACCGCGACTTTCTCGCCGTGGCGCGGGGGGAGCGCCGGATCGTGGTCGGCACCCGCTCCGCGGCGTTCGCGCCCGTGCACGACCTCGGGCTGGTCGCCATCTGGGACGACGGCGACGACCTGCACGCCGAGCCGCGCGCGCCGTACCCCCACACCCGCGAGACGCTCCTGCTGCGCGCCGAGCGGGAGGGCACCGCGGTGCTGGTCGGCGGCTTCGCGCGCACCGTGGAGGCCTCCTACCTCGTCCGCACCGGCTGGGCCGAGGACCTCCAGCCACCACGCCCGCTGGTGCGCGAGCGGGTGCGCGTCGCGGTGGCCGGGGCGACCGACTTCGACCTGATGCGCGACCCGATGGCCCGCTCCGCGCGGATGCCGCGTCAGGTCCACGACGCGGTGCGCATCGGGCTGGCCGAGGGGCCGGTGCTGGTGCAGACCCCGCGCTCGGGCTACGTGCCCTCGCTGGCCTGCGAGCGTTGCCGCACGCCCGCGCGCTGCGGCGCGTGCGCCGGGCCGCTCGCGCTGCGCGGCGCCACCCTGCCCCCGGCCTGCCGCTGGTGCGGGGTCGAGGACCCGCAGTGGGCGTGCCCCACCTGCGGGCACCACGGGCTGCGCGCCCCGGTGGTGGGCCAGGAGCGCACCGCCGAGGAGCTCGGGCGCGCCTTCCCGGGCGCCCGGGTGCTGACCTCCGCCGGCGACCGGGTGCTCGCCGAGGTCGACGAGCGGCCGGGCATCGTGGTCGCGACGCCGGGCGCCGAGCCGGTGGCCGCGGGCGGCTACGCGGTCGTGGTGCTGCTGGACGCGTGGCTGGTGCTGGGCCGCACCGACCTTCGCACCGACGAGGAGGCCCTGCGCCGCTGGTCCAACGCGGTCGCGCTGGTGCGTCCCGGCGGGCGGGCCCTGATCGTGGGTGATCCCGGGCACCCCTCGGTGCAGGCGCTGGTGCGCTGGGACCACGCGGGCTTCGCCGAGCGCGAGACCAGCGAGCGGGTCGAGGCGCACCTGCCGCCGGCCTCCCGGATGGCGACCATCACCGGTGAGCCCGGCGCCGTGGACGACGCGGTGACGCTGCTCGACCTGCCCCCGGCCACCGACGTGCTCGGGCCGGTGCCGGCCGGCGAGGAGGAGTGCCGGATCGTGCTCCGGGCGCCCCGCGTGCACGGCGCGGCGCTGTCGCGCGCCCTCGGGGAGCTGCAGCGGGTCCGCTCGGCGCGCAAGCTCGACGCCGTACGGATCCAGGTGGACCCGCCGGCGCTCTGA
- the rpe gene encoding ribulose-phosphate 3-epimerase, with amino-acid sequence MGHIQITPSILNADFAQLGAEVGRIGSADWVHVDVMDNHFVPNLTFGPTMVEALARSTDIPLDAHLMIEDPDRHAVTYVEAGCSSVTFHVEAAKAPVRLAREIRKAGGRASMALKPATPIEPYEDLLPELDMLLIMTVEPGFGGQKFLDLCLPKIRRARALMDKHGVETWLQVDGGVSLETIERCAEAGADVFVAGSAVYSAEDPDRMVSELRAAAEAARG; translated from the coding sequence GTGGGCCACATCCAGATCACGCCGAGCATCCTCAACGCCGACTTCGCACAGCTGGGGGCGGAGGTGGGACGGATCGGCAGCGCCGACTGGGTGCACGTCGACGTCATGGACAACCACTTCGTGCCGAACCTGACGTTCGGGCCCACGATGGTCGAGGCGCTCGCGCGGAGCACCGACATCCCGCTCGACGCCCACCTGATGATCGAGGACCCCGACCGCCACGCGGTCACCTACGTCGAGGCGGGCTGCTCCTCGGTCACCTTCCACGTCGAGGCCGCGAAGGCGCCCGTGCGACTGGCTCGGGAGATCCGCAAGGCGGGCGGCCGCGCCAGCATGGCGCTCAAGCCGGCCACCCCGATCGAGCCCTACGAGGACCTGCTGCCCGAGCTCGACATGCTGCTGATCATGACCGTCGAGCCGGGCTTCGGCGGCCAGAAGTTCCTCGACCTGTGCCTGCCGAAGATCCGCCGGGCCCGGGCGCTGATGGACAAGCACGGCGTCGAGACCTGGCTCCAGGTCGACGGCGGGGTCTCGCTGGAGACCATCGAGCGCTGCGCCGAGGCGGGGGCCGACGTGTTCGTGGCCGGCTCCGCCGTGTACTCCGCCGAGGACCCCGACCGCATGGTCTCCGAGCTGCGTGCCGCGGCGGAGGCAGCCCGCGGCTGA
- the fmt gene encoding methionyl-tRNA formyltransferase translates to MRIVFAGTPEVAIPALNALAESRHELVGVVTRPDAPAGRGRKLVASPVAQRAEELGVPVLKPEHPRDPEFQAQLKALEPDCCPVVAYGALLPQSALDIPEHGWVNLHFSCLPAWRGAAPVQHSLWAGDEVTGATTFRIVKALDAGPTFGVMTERIRPTDTAGDLLGRLAEGGAGLLVATLDGIEDGSLVAREQPEDGVSFAPKILVEDARIDWTQPAALIDRQVRACTPGPGAWSTFEGERFKIGPVSIEDPAGEATEAPALAPGTLEVRKNAVLVGTGTVPVRLGEVKAFGKKQMQAADWARGTRVQTGAVLGAE, encoded by the coding sequence ATGCGCATCGTCTTCGCGGGGACCCCCGAGGTCGCCATCCCCGCCCTGAACGCCCTGGCCGAGTCGCGTCACGAGCTCGTCGGTGTCGTCACCCGCCCGGACGCGCCGGCCGGCCGCGGCCGCAAGCTGGTCGCCAGCCCGGTCGCCCAGCGCGCCGAGGAGCTCGGCGTCCCGGTGCTCAAGCCGGAGCACCCGCGCGACCCGGAGTTCCAGGCACAGCTCAAGGCGCTCGAGCCGGACTGCTGCCCGGTGGTCGCGTACGGCGCGCTGCTGCCGCAGTCCGCGCTCGACATCCCCGAGCACGGCTGGGTCAACCTGCACTTCTCCTGCCTGCCGGCGTGGCGCGGCGCCGCGCCCGTGCAGCACTCGCTGTGGGCCGGTGACGAGGTCACCGGCGCGACCACGTTCCGCATCGTGAAGGCGCTCGACGCCGGCCCGACGTTCGGCGTGATGACCGAGCGGATCCGCCCCACCGACACCGCCGGCGACCTGCTCGGCCGCCTCGCCGAGGGCGGCGCCGGCCTGCTGGTCGCGACCCTCGACGGCATCGAGGACGGCTCGCTGGTCGCACGCGAGCAGCCCGAGGACGGCGTCAGCTTCGCCCCGAAGATCCTGGTCGAGGACGCCCGCATCGACTGGACCCAGCCGGCCGCGCTGATCGACCGTCAGGTGCGGGCCTGCACCCCCGGCCCCGGCGCCTGGTCGACCTTCGAGGGCGAGCGGTTCAAGATCGGACCGGTGAGCATCGAGGATCCCGCCGGCGAGGCGACCGAAGCCCCCGCGCTGGCGCCGGGCACGCTCGAGGTGCGCAAGAATGCCGTGCTCGTCGGCACCGGCACCGTCCCGGTGCGCCTCGGCGAGGTCAAGGCGTTCGGCAAGAAGCAGATGCAGGCCGCCGACTGGGCGCGCGGCACGCGGGTGCAGACCGGTGCCGTCCTCGGTGCCGAGTGA
- the ligD gene encoding non-homologous end-joining DNA ligase: protein MPASKPPAVEIEVDDRVVRVSNPDRVYFPESGATKLDLVEYYLAVGPGIVNALWERPCMLHRFPKGLAGEKVHQKRLPAGAPPWVETVQLHFPRWNRTADELCVTELASVIWAVQMSTVEFHPWNSRRGDTEKPDEWRIDLDPGPACDFATVRRVAGVVHEVLDELGAVGYPKTSGSKGMHVYVRIPPEHGFADVRRAARAFAREVERRAPEDVTTAWWTKDRDPAQLFVDYNQNTRDHTIAAAYSVRGVPDARVSTPLRWDEVPDVDPRDLTIFTVPQRFAELGDLHADIDDHVFDPAPLLEWADRDERDGEDPVEEPDAGAEA, encoded by the coding sequence ATGCCAGCGTCGAAGCCGCCCGCGGTCGAGATCGAGGTCGACGACCGCGTCGTTCGGGTGAGCAACCCCGACCGGGTGTACTTCCCCGAGAGCGGTGCCACCAAGCTCGACCTGGTCGAGTACTACCTCGCGGTCGGCCCGGGCATCGTCAACGCGCTGTGGGAGCGGCCGTGCATGCTGCACCGCTTCCCGAAGGGGCTGGCGGGGGAGAAGGTGCACCAGAAGCGGCTCCCGGCCGGCGCGCCGCCGTGGGTGGAGACCGTGCAGCTGCACTTCCCGCGGTGGAACCGCACCGCCGACGAGCTGTGCGTCACCGAGCTGGCCAGCGTGATCTGGGCGGTGCAGATGTCGACGGTGGAGTTCCACCCGTGGAACAGCCGCCGCGGCGACACCGAGAAGCCCGACGAGTGGCGCATCGACCTCGACCCCGGTCCGGCCTGCGACTTCGCGACGGTACGCCGGGTGGCCGGTGTGGTTCACGAGGTCCTCGACGAGCTCGGGGCGGTCGGCTACCCCAAGACCAGCGGCAGCAAGGGGATGCACGTCTACGTGCGGATCCCGCCCGAGCACGGGTTCGCCGACGTGCGCCGCGCGGCCCGCGCGTTCGCCCGCGAGGTCGAGCGGCGTGCGCCCGAGGACGTCACCACCGCGTGGTGGACCAAGGACCGCGATCCCGCCCAGCTCTTCGTCGACTACAACCAGAACACCCGCGACCACACCATCGCCGCGGCGTACTCGGTGCGCGGCGTGCCCGACGCCCGGGTCTCCACCCCGCTGCGCTGGGACGAGGTCCCTGACGTCGACCCCCGTGACCTCACGATCTTCACGGTGCCGCAGCGCTTCGCCGAGCTCGGCGACCTGCACGCGGACATCGACGACCACGTCTTCGACCCCGCGCCGCTGCTGGAGTGGGCCGACCGCGACGAGCGCGACGGCGAGGACCCCGTGGAGGAACCGGACGCCGGCGCGGAGGCCTGA
- a CDS encoding HNH endonuclease signature motif containing protein — protein sequence MADHELPDCDTPAAVLAFAQRRRAAAQRAEIDVLEAALVWASMHPEESVSTSSTNGAGSANGLVFGELAVPLAGEGAPLVAEFAPIEFGAALGMSTDSARALVGDALELAHRLKFTWKLVRAGKVPLWKARRLAQLTMTLPLEGADFVDRQLAGFVGKISWAGIERLVDQARVAFDPEGAEKDRLAAADGRRFDVHTREASHDGIVHVEGVLDLADAIDLDAAIRHGAEELSALGSTESLDVRRSMAAGELARRQLAFDLRTEAGDGAASVVKPRQVVIHVHLSHAAISRDEAGIAHVEETRSIVSTDQVREWCGTDAQVTIKPVIDLEAHHHTDAYAIPDRLAEQTRLAQPVCAFPWCERPARRCDTDHVTAHGDGGPTCGCNLAPLCRRHHRAKTHAGWTYDKTDAATYLWRSPHGLHLVKDQGTTRLVTAHPPDE from the coding sequence ATGGCCGACCACGAGCTCCCCGACTGCGACACCCCAGCCGCCGTGCTGGCGTTCGCGCAGCGCCGCCGGGCCGCAGCCCAGCGGGCGGAGATCGACGTCTTAGAAGCCGCGTTGGTGTGGGCGTCGATGCACCCGGAGGAGTCGGTTTCGACAAGCTCGACCAACGGGGCCGGCTCAGCTAACGGGCTGGTGTTCGGGGAGCTGGCCGTCCCGCTGGCCGGCGAAGGTGCCCCGCTGGTGGCGGAGTTCGCACCGATCGAGTTCGGCGCCGCGCTCGGCATGTCGACCGACTCCGCCCGAGCGCTGGTCGGGGACGCGCTCGAGCTCGCGCACCGGTTGAAGTTCACCTGGAAGCTGGTCCGGGCCGGCAAGGTCCCGCTGTGGAAGGCCCGGCGACTCGCGCAGCTGACCATGACGCTGCCGCTGGAGGGCGCCGACTTCGTGGACCGCCAGCTCGCCGGCTTCGTGGGCAAGATCAGCTGGGCCGGGATCGAGCGGCTGGTTGACCAGGCCCGCGTCGCGTTCGACCCGGAGGGCGCGGAGAAGGACCGCCTCGCCGCCGCTGACGGACGCCGCTTCGACGTGCACACCCGCGAAGCCAGTCACGACGGCATCGTCCACGTCGAAGGTGTCCTCGACCTGGCCGACGCGATCGACCTCGACGCCGCGATCCGCCACGGCGCTGAGGAGCTCTCCGCACTCGGCAGCACCGAGTCCCTCGACGTACGCCGCTCGATGGCCGCCGGTGAGCTCGCCCGGCGCCAGCTCGCCTTCGACCTGCGCACCGAAGCCGGCGACGGCGCCGCGTCGGTGGTGAAGCCGCGGCAGGTCGTCATCCACGTCCACCTCTCCCACGCCGCGATCTCCCGCGACGAGGCCGGCATCGCGCACGTCGAGGAGACCCGGTCCATCGTCTCGACCGACCAGGTCCGCGAATGGTGCGGCACTGACGCACAGGTGACGATCAAGCCGGTGATCGACCTCGAGGCCCACCACCACACCGACGCCTACGCGATCCCTGACCGGCTCGCCGAGCAGACCCGTCTGGCCCAGCCGGTGTGCGCGTTCCCGTGGTGCGAACGCCCCGCCCGACGCTGCGACACCGACCACGTCACCGCCCACGGTGACGGTGGCCCGACGTGCGGTTGCAACCTCGCCCCGCTGTGCCGGCGACATCATCGAGCGAAGACCCATGCGGGCTGGACCTACGACAAGACCGACGCCGCGACCTACCTCTGGCGATCGCCCCACGGATTGCACCTCGTCAAGGACCAGGGCACCACCCGCCTCGTCACCGCGCACCCGCCGGACGAGTAG